Below is a genomic region from Delftia tsuruhatensis.
AGATCCTGTTCCTGGACGAGCCCACCATCGGGCTGGACGCGCCCTCCAAGCTGGCCGTGCGCGACTTCGTGCTGCGCGCCAACCGCGAGCGCGGCACCACGGTGCTGCTGACCACGCACGACATGCATGACATCGAGGCGCTGGCGCGGCGCGTGATCGTCATCGGCCATGGCCGGGTGCTGGCCGACTGCGGGGTCGATGCGCTGCGCGCGCAGGTCGCGGCCGCAGGGCCTTCCACCGGGGAAGACGGAGAGGCCCTGGCCATCGAGGCCGTGATCGCCCGCTTCTACGCCATGCACGGCGCGGCCGAGGCCTGAACGCCATGACACTGCACGACCTGGTGCGCCCCTATTCGGCGGCCTTCGCCTCCCGCTTCCTGCTGATGCTGCAGTACCGCACGGCCGCCTACGCGGGCTTTGCCACGCAATGCTGGTGGGGTGCGCTCAAGGCCATGGTGCTGGCCGCCTTCTACGGCAGCGCCCCGGACTCGGCCGGCGCGCCGATCCCGCTGGAGCATGCCATCACCTACACCTGGCTGGCCCAGGGCCTGTTCGCGCTGCTGCCCTGGAGCGGCGATCCCGATGTGGCGCTGGCCGTGCGCACGGGGTCGGTGGCCTATGACCGGCTGCGCCCGGTGGACGCCTATGCACTGTGGTTCGTGCGTTCGGCCGGCTGGATCGCGGCGCGCGTGCTGCCGCGCGTGGCGCTGATGGTGGCGTTCGCGGGCCTGGCCCTGCCGCTGCTGGGCCTGGGCGCCTGGGCCTGGCAGCCGCCGGCCGGCTGGATGGCGGGCCTGGGCTTTGCGGCCTCCCTGCTGCTGGCACTGCTGCTGTCCACATCCCTGGTCATGCTGCTGAACATCGCGGCGGCGGCCGCACTCAACGAAAAAGGCATCAACACGCTGGCCGCGCCCGTGGTCATCGTGCTGTCGGGCAGCCTGCTGCCGCTGGCGCTGATGCCCGATGCCTGGCAGACCGTGCTGCTGCTGCAGCCGCTGGCGGGCGTGATGGACATCCCCGCGCGCATCTACTTCGGGCAGATGGCCGGCGCGCAGTTGCTGGCGGGACTGGCGCTGCAAGGCCTGTGGACTGCCGTGATCGTGGCCCTGGGCCGCCTGGCCATGGCGCGCACCATGCGCCGGCTCGAAGTGCAGGGGGGCTGAGCGGTGGGTGCTTTCGCCATGTTCCTGCGCCTGGCGCTGGCCTCGCTGGCCGGCCAGGCACGCTATCCGGCCTCGGCGCTGATGCTGACCCTGGGCCAGTTCCTGGTCACGGGCATCGAGGTGATCGCCGTCGGGTCGCTGTTCCACCGCTTCGGCGACGTGCAGGGCTGGCGCATCGGCGAGGTGGCCGTGTTCTACGGGCTGGTCAACTGCATGTTCGCCATCGCCGACGCGCTGGGCCGGGGCTTCGACGTGCTGGGCACGCAGTTCCTGCGCACGGGCGCCTTCGACCGCCTGCTGCTGCGCCCGCGCCCCGTGTGGCTGCAGCTCATGGGCCACGACGTGCGCATCAGCCGCCTGGGCCGCCTGCTGCAGGGCCTGATGGTGCTGGGCTTCGCGACAGTCCAGGGCGACGTGGCATGGACGGCCCAGGCCGTTGCCCTGGCTCTATGGGCCGTGGCCGGCGGCGTGGCGCTGTTCCTGGGCATCCTGGTGCTGCAGGGCGCGCTGTCGTTCTGGACGGTGGAAAGCCTGGAGGCCGCCAACGTGCTCAGCTACGGCAGCGTGGAAGCCGCCCAGTACCCGCTGGCCGTGTACGCGCAGTGGTTCCGGCGCCTGCTGACCTTCGTGGTGCCGCTGACCTGCGTGGCCTATTACCCGGCGCTGGCCGTCATGGGCAAGCCCGACCCGCTGGGCGCGCCGGCCTGGGTGGGATGGGTCTCGCCACTGGCCGGCTTCGCCTTCCTTTGGCTGGCGTCCCGCGTCTGGCGGCTGGGGGTGCGGCATTACGCGTCCACGGGGAGCTGACGGCCCTCACCCTTACGGGAAACCACGCGCCTGACGCAGCAGGTTCCCGCAAGCGCCTGTCTGCCCTGACTGCCCACAATCGCGGCACCGGGATGCGCCATGTGGCCGCGCATCGGGCAGGGGACGGAGGCGCGGGTGCAGTTGCTTCAGTTGCTGATCAGCGGGGTGGCGCAGGGCTGCATCTACGGCCTGATCGCGCTGGGCTTCGTGCTGATCTACAAGGCCACGGAGACGGTGACCTTCGCCCAGGGCGAGCTGATGATGCTGGGCGCCTTCGCGGGCTTCCTGGCCATGTCGGTGCTGGGCCTGCCGTTCTGGCTGGCGGCGCTGCTGGCCGTGGCGGCCATGGCACTGTGCGGGCTGCTGCTGGAGGTGGCCCTGATCCGCCCCATCCTGGGCCAGCCTGCGTTCTCGGTGGTGATGTTGACCATCGGCATCGGCTATGTGTGCCGGGGCGCCATCACCATGGTTCCCTCCATCGGCACGGAGACGCTGGCCCTGCCCGTGCCCTACCGCGACACGGCGCTGAACCTGGCGGGGCTGGTGCTCAATGCCGAGCACCTGGTGGTCATCGCGGCGACGGGCGTGCTGTGTGCCGTGCTGTACACGGGCTTCCGGTTCAGCCGGCTGGGCATCGCCATGCAGGCAGCCTCGCAGAACCAGCTGGCGGCCTGCTACATGGGCATTCCCGTGCGGCGGCTCAATACCCTGGTCTGGGGCCTTGCGGCGGCGGTGGCGGCCATCGCGGGGCTGCTGCTGGCGCCCATCACCTTCGTGCACGCCAACATGGGCTTCGTGGGGCTGAAGGCCTTTCCGGCGGCCGTGATCGGCGGCTTCGGCAGCGTGCCGGGGGCCATCGTGGGCGGGCTGGTCATCGGCGTGGTCGAGTCACTGTCCGGCTTTTACCTGCCCGAGGGCTTCAAGGACATCGCCGCCTATGTGGTCGTTCTGCTGGTGCTGGTCGTCATGCCCAACGGCCTGTTCGGCGAAGCCCTGCGCAAGAAGGTCTGAGGGGAGTACCAGGCCATGCGCTTCATCTTCAAGACCGACTATGCGCAGGACATCCGGCTGGTGCGCCACGGCGGGCAGGCATTCTGGTACGGGCTGC
It encodes:
- a CDS encoding ABC transporter permease codes for the protein MFLRLALASLAGQARYPASALMLTLGQFLVTGIEVIAVGSLFHRFGDVQGWRIGEVAVFYGLVNCMFAIADALGRGFDVLGTQFLRTGAFDRLLLRPRPVWLQLMGHDVRISRLGRLLQGLMVLGFATVQGDVAWTAQAVALALWAVAGGVALFLGILVLQGALSFWTVESLEAANVLSYGSVEAAQYPLAVYAQWFRRLLTFVVPLTCVAYYPALAVMGKPDPLGAPAWVGWVSPLAGFAFLWLASRVWRLGVRHYASTGS
- a CDS encoding ABC transporter permease; the encoded protein is MTLHDLVRPYSAAFASRFLLMLQYRTAAYAGFATQCWWGALKAMVLAAFYGSAPDSAGAPIPLEHAITYTWLAQGLFALLPWSGDPDVALAVRTGSVAYDRLRPVDAYALWFVRSAGWIAARVLPRVALMVAFAGLALPLLGLGAWAWQPPAGWMAGLGFAASLLLALLLSTSLVMLLNIAAAAALNEKGINTLAAPVVIVLSGSLLPLALMPDAWQTVLLLQPLAGVMDIPARIYFGQMAGAQLLAGLALQGLWTAVIVALGRLAMARTMRRLEVQGG
- a CDS encoding branched-chain amino acid ABC transporter permease, whose product is MQLLQLLISGVAQGCIYGLIALGFVLIYKATETVTFAQGELMMLGAFAGFLAMSVLGLPFWLAALLAVAAMALCGLLLEVALIRPILGQPAFSVVMLTIGIGYVCRGAITMVPSIGTETLALPVPYRDTALNLAGLVLNAEHLVVIAATGVLCAVLYTGFRFSRLGIAMQAASQNQLAACYMGIPVRRLNTLVWGLAAAVAAIAGLLLAPITFVHANMGFVGLKAFPAAVIGGFGSVPGAIVGGLVIGVVESLSGFYLPEGFKDIAAYVVVLLVLVVMPNGLFGEALRKKV